TCGGGGATGGCCGAGAAGGTGTGCATCCCCATCGTCCAGAGCCACGCGCCGGCGACGGCGGTGGCGGGCGGTGCGACCCCCTCGATGGCGGCGAAGGCGACGACGCCGGGGAGGATGTACAGGCCGTTCGAGATGGAGTCGAGGAACGGCGTCGTCTTGAACCGGAAGGGTGGGGCCGAGTACTCCACAGAGAGGGCCGCCCACGCGAGCAGTGCGAGGACGCCCAGCGGCGGGAGCCACGGGAGGAAGGCAAGCGCGAGCACCCCCGAGAGGACGATAAGGGCCAGCGCCACCCGGTCGCCCTGGTAGCTGACCTCCCGGCCCTCGTCTTTCTTCGGGTTGTGTTCGTCGACGTCGGCGTCGAAGACGTCGTTGACGCCATAGAGGAAGACGTTCGCCGGGAGCGTGAAATAGAGGAACAGCGCCACGGCGAGCGGCGAGAACAGGTCGGCGGGCCCGTCGGCGGCGTAGGCAACGGCGACGATGACCGGGCCGCCTAAGTAGAGCCAGAAGCGGGGTCGCGAGAGCCGCAGCAGGTAGCCCACACGCGACTCGGCGGAGGGCACGACGTCCGAGAGGCGGTCCGTGACGGTGTCCATACGTTATTCGCAGTCCTCGATGAGCGCCTCGGCCGTGTGCTCACCGCTGATGAGACACATCGGCATCCCGATGCCCGGCGTCGTGAACGACCCGGTGAAGTACAGGCCGTCGACGGCCGACGAGCGGTTGTTCGGCCGGAGCAGGGCCGTCTGCCGGAGCGTGTGGGCCAGGCCGAGGGCGGTACCCTCGCTGGCGTTGTAGCGCTCGCCGAACTCGGAGACGGCGAACTGCTCTTCGAAGACGATGCGGTCGCGCAGATCGACGCCCGTGTTGGCGGCGATGTCCGCGAGAATCTTCTCGCGGTACTCCTCGCGAATC
The DNA window shown above is from Haloarcula halobia and carries:
- a CDS encoding prenyltransferase; this translates as MDTVTDRLSDVVPSAESRVGYLLRLSRPRFWLYLGGPVIVAVAYAADGPADLFSPLAVALFLYFTLPANVFLYGVNDVFDADVDEHNPKKDEGREVSYQGDRVALALIVLSGVLALAFLPWLPPLGVLALLAWAALSVEYSAPPFRFKTTPFLDSISNGLYILPGVVAFAAIEGVAPPATAVAGAWLWTMGMHTFSAIPDIEPDREAGIRTTATFLGESNTYYYCVMTWLLAAFVFTYTHWAFGLVLLLYPGLVFGILAIGVDIDEAYWWYPAINTLVGMVFTLGGLWVMLYG